From a region of the Deltaproteobacteria bacterium HGW-Deltaproteobacteria-18 genome:
- a CDS encoding ethanolamine ammonia lyase large subunit (with EutC catalyzes the formation of acetaldehyde and ammonia from ethanolamine) translates to MKRTLKELLAKASPLRSGDVLAGVAAVTEEERVLAQMELAGVPLTRFLEEHVIPYEEDEVTRLIIDTHDQEAFALIRGFTVGEFRDWLLTDEADSAVLARLAPGVTPEMAAAVSKLMRLQDLVLVGSKCRVTTRFRNTIGLPGTFSVRLQPNHPTDDLKGIAASTLDGLCYGCGDAVIGVNPATDSLDNICRISDMLGGLVSRYAIPTQTCVLTHVTTTMEAIERGASVDLCFQSIAGTEAANASFGVTLSLLQEALEATRSLARGTVGDNVMYFETGQGSALSAGAHHGVDQQTVECRAYAVARRFEPLLVNTVVGFIGPEYLLNGKQIIRAGLEDHFCGKLLGLPMGVDVCYTNHAEADQDDMDALLTLLGAAGCTFVMGVPGADDIMLNYQSTSFHDAAYLRKLLDRKPAPEFAAWLESSGVMDRDGRLVPIEKGNRLLGLPGAIREES, encoded by the coding sequence ATGAAACGAACTTTGAAGGAATTGCTGGCCAAGGCCTCGCCGCTACGTTCGGGCGATGTCCTGGCGGGCGTGGCCGCGGTCACGGAGGAGGAACGGGTCCTGGCCCAGATGGAGCTGGCCGGTGTGCCGCTGACCCGCTTTCTGGAGGAGCACGTCATTCCCTACGAGGAAGACGAGGTCACACGGCTGATTATCGACACGCACGACCAGGAGGCCTTCGCGCTCATCCGTGGCTTCACCGTGGGCGAGTTCCGCGACTGGCTCCTGACCGACGAGGCCGACAGCGCGGTCCTGGCCCGTCTGGCTCCGGGGGTGACCCCGGAAATGGCCGCGGCCGTGTCCAAGCTCATGCGTCTGCAGGACCTGGTTCTGGTCGGCTCCAAGTGCCGGGTCACGACCCGCTTCCGCAACACCATCGGCCTGCCGGGGACGTTTTCGGTCCGCCTGCAGCCCAACCATCCCACCGATGACTTGAAGGGCATCGCGGCCTCGACCCTGGACGGTCTGTGTTACGGCTGCGGGGACGCGGTCATCGGCGTCAACCCGGCCACGGACAGTCTGGACAACATCTGCCGCATCTCGGACATGCTCGGCGGGCTGGTCTCGCGCTACGCCATCCCGACCCAGACCTGCGTGCTGACCCACGTGACCACGACCATGGAGGCCATCGAACGCGGCGCGTCCGTGGACCTGTGCTTCCAGTCCATCGCCGGGACCGAGGCCGCCAACGCGAGCTTCGGCGTGACGCTCTCCCTGCTGCAGGAGGCGCTGGAGGCCACGCGGTCCCTTGCGCGCGGTACCGTGGGCGACAATGTCATGTATTTCGAGACCGGTCAGGGCAGCGCCCTCTCGGCCGGAGCTCATCACGGCGTGGACCAGCAGACCGTGGAATGCCGCGCCTACGCCGTGGCCCGCCGGTTCGAGCCGCTGCTGGTCAACACGGTGGTCGGGTTCATCGGGCCCGAGTACCTGCTGAACGGCAAACAGATCATCCGCGCCGGGCTCGAAGACCATTTCTGCGGCAAGCTCCTGGGCCTGCCCATGGGCGTGGACGTCTGCTACACCAACCACGCTGAGGCCGACCAGGATGACATGGACGCCCTCTTGACCCTGCTGGGCGCGGCGGGCTGCACCTTTGTCATGGGCGTGCCCGGGGCCGACGACATCATGCTCAACTACCAGTCCACGTCCTTCCACGACGCGGCCTACCTGCGAAAGCTACTGGACCGCAAACCAGCGCCGGAGTTCGCGGCCTGGCTGGAGTC
- a CDS encoding C4-dicarboxylate ABC transporter, which produces MKRREFVKMAGLGATAAAASTVVNAPFVHASKKTPIRWRLQTYAGPALAEHVIKPQIDAFNKIASGDMVIELYNADQLVPTPELFRAMQRGTIDAVQSDDDSIAAPVDVAVFAAYFPFATRYSLDVPTLFNHYGLNEIWQEAYSEIKGVTWLGAGAWDPCNFATKEPIRSLADLKGKRVFTFPTGGKFMQRFGVVPVTLPWEDVEVALQTGELDGIAWSGITEDYTVGWADVTKYYLTNNISGAWVGSYFANSDKWEQVPEHLKTLFKVTMDSSNYYRQHWYWWGEAHYRTKGGKLELTTIPEEEWAQVEAEAVKYWDEIGATSPRCAKVVQILKDYSETMKKAGKPYRYA; this is translated from the coding sequence ATGAAAAGAAGAGAATTCGTCAAAATGGCAGGACTTGGGGCCACGGCCGCAGCGGCATCGACCGTGGTCAACGCGCCTTTTGTGCACGCTTCCAAAAAAACGCCCATCCGCTGGCGTCTGCAGACATACGCAGGGCCTGCCCTGGCCGAGCATGTCATCAAACCGCAGATCGATGCCTTCAACAAGATCGCAAGCGGTGACATGGTCATCGAGCTTTATAACGCGGATCAGCTCGTGCCCACTCCCGAACTGTTTCGCGCCATGCAGCGCGGAACCATCGACGCCGTGCAGAGTGATGACGACTCCATCGCCGCCCCTGTCGACGTGGCCGTCTTCGCCGCCTACTTTCCCTTCGCCACGCGTTACTCCCTTGATGTGCCGACCCTCTTCAACCATTACGGGCTGAACGAAATCTGGCAGGAGGCTTACAGTGAAATCAAGGGCGTGACCTGGCTTGGCGCGGGCGCATGGGATCCGTGCAATTTTGCCACCAAGGAGCCCATCCGTTCTCTTGCCGACCTGAAAGGCAAGCGCGTCTTCACTTTTCCCACTGGCGGCAAGTTCATGCAGCGTTTTGGCGTGGTGCCCGTGACCCTGCCCTGGGAAGACGTCGAGGTGGCCCTGCAGACCGGAGAGCTGGACGGCATCGCCTGGTCGGGCATCACCGAGGATTACACCGTGGGCTGGGCCGATGTGACGAAATACTATCTGACCAACAACATAAGCGGTGCCTGGGTAGGCTCCTACTTTGCCAATTCCGATAAATGGGAACAGGTTCCCGAGCATCTGAAGACTCTCTTCAAGGTCACCATGGACAGCTCCAACTACTATCGCCAGCACTGGTACTGGTGGGGGGAGGCGCACTACCGCACCAAGGGCGGAAAGCTTGAACTGACCACCATTCCCGAGGAGGAATGGGCCCAGGTTGAGGCGGAAGCGGTCAAGTACTGGGACGAGATCGGGGCCACCAGCCCCCGGTGCGCCAAGGTTGTCCAGATTTTGAAAGACTACAGCGAGACCATGAAGAAGGCAGGCAAGCCTTACCGTTACGCCTAG
- a CDS encoding C4-dicarboxylate ABC transporter permease gives MFKALVTYTKYVDALNRLVGKFAMYLMFLMMFILLYASVSRSLLNSPVVWAVEMAQFTMAAYYLLGGGYSVILRGHVRMDVLYSTWTPRTRAIIDALTSFFLLFYLGMLLYGGISSTAYSLEYGQKNYSAWAPPLSPIKIIMVVGIVLMVLQCVSRLIKDISKAMGVDMLKTYGDVMP, from the coding sequence GTGTTCAAAGCATTGGTGACATATACGAAATACGTGGACGCCTTGAACCGGCTGGTCGGCAAGTTCGCCATGTATCTGATGTTCTTGATGATGTTTATTCTGCTATATGCCTCTGTTTCACGAAGCCTGCTCAATTCCCCCGTGGTCTGGGCCGTGGAGATGGCGCAGTTCACCATGGCTGCCTACTATCTTCTCGGCGGCGGATATTCGGTCATCCTGCGCGGACATGTGCGCATGGACGTGCTCTACAGCACCTGGACCCCGAGAACCCGGGCCATCATCGATGCGCTGACGTCCTTCTTCCTGCTCTTTTATCTCGGCATGCTTCTCTACGGGGGCATATCGAGCACCGCCTATTCCCTTGAGTACGGGCAGAAGAACTACTCCGCCTGGGCTCCGCCGCTCTCGCCGATCAAGATCATCATGGTCGTCGGCATCGTGCTCATGGTGTTGCAGTGCGTGTCCCGCCTGATCAAGGATATCTCGAAAGCCATGGGCGTGGACATGCTCAAAACCTACGGAGACGTGATGCCATGA
- a CDS encoding C4-dicarboxylate ABC transporter, with protein MSYEMIALLMCTTLMVLLLTGQRVFGAVGFVGAAASLLLWGDGGSEMPFNASMVLLNWFPLLTLPLFIFMGYMLSESGIANDLYKMFHVWMGPLNGGLAIGTVVLMVAISAMNGLSVAGMAIGTSIALPEMLKRGYDKKMITGVIQAGSSLGIMVPPSIVLVLYGMIARQPVSQLWLAGVFPGLLLALLFVGYIVVRCKLNPALGPSLSFEERSSISSREKIALLRAGIVPIAIVFMVTGLFMLGVTSLVESSAVGAAAAMIAAMAKGRLNRSVLDTSLHKTLSVSCMFMWIILAALCYGAVFDGLGAVHAIEILFLEKWGLSPWGVLIMMQVSYIIMGMFLDDTAMLVIVAPLYIPLIIALGFNPIWYGVLYTVTCQIAYMTPPFGYNLFLMKAMAPKEVTLVDIYGSIVPFVALMVLGLGLIITFPQIALYLPELYFPK; from the coding sequence ATGAGTTACGAAATGATCGCTCTTTTGATGTGCACGACCCTCATGGTGCTGCTTTTGACCGGCCAGAGGGTTTTCGGTGCGGTGGGTTTCGTCGGTGCGGCCGCTTCGCTTCTGCTCTGGGGCGACGGCGGTTCGGAAATGCCTTTCAACGCGAGCATGGTGCTGCTGAACTGGTTTCCGCTCCTGACCCTGCCGCTTTTCATTTTCATGGGCTACATGCTCAGCGAATCGGGCATCGCCAATGACCTCTACAAGATGTTCCATGTCTGGATGGGGCCCCTGAACGGCGGCCTGGCCATCGGCACGGTTGTGCTCATGGTCGCCATCTCGGCCATGAACGGACTCTCCGTTGCGGGCATGGCCATCGGCACGAGCATCGCCCTGCCGGAGATGCTCAAGCGCGGCTACGACAAGAAGATGATCACCGGCGTGATCCAGGCCGGAAGTTCCCTTGGCATCATGGTTCCGCCAAGCATCGTGTTGGTTCTCTACGGCATGATCGCCCGTCAGCCGGTCAGTCAGCTCTGGCTGGCCGGGGTGTTCCCAGGGCTTTTGCTGGCGCTGCTGTTCGTGGGCTACATCGTGGTCCGCTGCAAGCTCAACCCGGCGCTGGGGCCGTCGCTTTCGTTCGAGGAACGGTCCAGCATTTCCAGCCGGGAGAAGATCGCACTTTTGCGTGCGGGCATTGTCCCCATCGCCATCGTCTTCATGGTCACGGGCCTTTTCATGCTGGGCGTGACCAGCCTGGTCGAAAGCTCCGCCGTGGGCGCGGCCGCAGCCATGATCGCGGCAATGGCCAAGGGACGGCTGAACCGCTCGGTGCTCGATACGTCGTTGCACAAGACCCTGTCCGTGAGCTGCATGTTCATGTGGATCATTCTGGCTGCCCTTTGTTACGGCGCGGTGTTCGACGGACTCGGCGCGGTGCACGCCATCGAGATCCTGTTTCTCGAGAAGTGGGGCCTGTCCCCGTGGGGCGTGCTGATCATGATGCAGGTCTCCTACATCATCATGGGCATGTTTCTGGACGACACGGCCATGCTGGTCATCGTCGCTCCACTTTACATCCCGCTCATCATCGCTCTTGGCTTCAACCCCATCTGGTACGGAGTGCTCTACACCGTGACCTGCCAGATCGCGTACATGACACCACCCTTCGGCTACAACCTCTTCCTGATGAAGGCCATGGCGCCCAAAGAGGTCACCCTGGTCGACATCTATGGATCCATCGTGCCCTTCGTGGCCCTGATGGTGCTCGGCCTCGGCCTGATCATCACCTTTCCGCAGATCGCCCTCTACTTGCCGGAGCTGTACTTTCCCAAGTAA
- a CDS encoding glycoside hydrolase family 3 has translation MLLFLAAIMCLIPVAPGHAMDTDSLRAMAGQMLLVGFRGTAVNNESPILRDIREHNLGGVILFDRDVQLQSPERNIQSPGQVQALTATLQANAGTPLFVAVDQEGGRVRRFREDRGFAPSPSAKAMGQGSPEQTRLEGERTGRLLAGLGVNLNFAPVADVDVNPQSPAIGALERSFSADPDLVALHAHSFSRGLMAQGVLPCLKHFPGHGSATADSHLGLTDISKTWTPTELRPYELLIPLKASPLIMTGHLFLRQFDDAHPCTLSKTVLTGLLRQRLGFDGVIVSDDMQMRAIAGHYGLDEAILLAVEAGVDILVFGNNLDYDPDIVPRAIDILVKAVEEGRLSAERIAASHRRIQAVKQQLRISLALGPQERP, from the coding sequence ATGCTTTTATTCCTGGCAGCGATCATGTGCCTGATTCCGGTCGCGCCAGGGCATGCCATGGATACGGACTCACTGCGAGCCATGGCCGGGCAGATGCTGCTGGTGGGTTTTCGCGGGACTGCGGTGAATAACGAGTCTCCCATCCTGCGCGACATCCGTGAACATAATCTGGGAGGCGTGATCCTCTTTGATCGTGACGTGCAACTGCAAAGCCCGGAACGCAACATTCAGAGCCCCGGGCAGGTTCAGGCCTTGACCGCGACCCTGCAGGCAAATGCCGGAACCCCGCTCTTTGTCGCTGTGGATCAGGAAGGCGGACGGGTGCGGCGCTTCCGCGAGGACCGGGGCTTTGCTCCGAGTCCCTCGGCGAAGGCAATGGGGCAGGGCAGCCCGGAGCAGACCAGACTTGAAGGCGAGCGGACCGGAAGGCTGCTGGCGGGCCTTGGCGTGAACCTGAACTTCGCGCCAGTGGCGGACGTGGACGTCAATCCGCAGAGTCCGGCCATCGGAGCCCTGGAACGAAGTTTTTCCGCAGATCCGGATCTGGTTGCGCTCCATGCCCATTCGTTCAGCCGGGGCCTCATGGCGCAGGGCGTCCTGCCCTGTCTCAAGCATTTTCCCGGACATGGCAGCGCAACGGCGGATTCGCATCTTGGACTGACCGACATCAGCAAAACCTGGACCCCGACGGAGCTGCGGCCCTATGAGTTGCTGATTCCGCTGAAGGCCAGCCCCCTGATCATGACGGGGCATCTCTTTTTGCGCCAGTTCGACGATGCACACCCGTGCACCCTCTCAAAGACAGTGCTGACGGGACTTTTGAGGCAGCGCCTGGGATTTGATGGCGTGATTGTCTCCGATGACATGCAGATGCGGGCCATTGCCGGACATTATGGTCTGGACGAAGCGATCCTTCTGGCTGTCGAAGCCGGAGTGGATATTCTGGTTTTCGGCAACAACCTGGACTACGATCCGGACATCGTGCCCAGAGCCATTGATATTCTGGTCAAGGCCGTAGAGGAGGGACGCCTCTCCGCAGAACGGATCGCGGCCTCGCATCGGCGCATTCAGGCCGTCAAGCAGCAGCTGCGCATCAGCCTTGCCTTGGGCCCGCAGGAAAGGCCATGA